The Acinonyx jubatus isolate Ajub_Pintada_27869175 chromosome B3, VMU_Ajub_asm_v1.0, whole genome shotgun sequence genomic interval AGTGAGTCACCTTCCCTGGGTCCCGACCACCCCTGCCCACGTGGCAGCCAGTGCTCCTGTCGTGTGTAGGAACCCCTCTTTGTACATATGCAGGATGGGACGTTTCTGGGGTGTGATGTAGGACGTGAATGCACGTAAAATTCCCGCTGCCGTGGAGGGTGCCTGTGTTTTCGTTCAACTGCTGTGCAGTAGCTTCTGTTCTATGCTtcaaggaagaggggagagaacaaGCTTGGTAGAAAAGGTGGACCCAGGCTGGACTCCTGGGCCGATCTCTTCGAGCCAGTGTCAGGACAGTCACCCTTGAAATTGACAAGCCGTGCTCTGCTACTGCTCCGTGGCTCAGAGCGGCGTGTCCCAGGATGGGATCCCTGGGTGATTTTTCACTCCCACGCACGGTCTAGTGCCCAGGCATGAaatcccctcccctccgccccggctctgCCCTGCCGTGGAGAGGATGCTCATAAATGATCGTCTTTTGTGCTGCCTCTTTCCGTTACAGGTTAGCCTGGGGCGGAAGATAAAGACGTTTGCCACCAAGATGGTAATCACGAGTGGAAATGATGAGGACAGAGgaggccaggagagagagagtaaggaagAGAGCGTCTTGGCGATGCTGGGGATTATCGGGACCATTCTGAACCTGATTGTTatcatatttgtatacatatacaccactCTGTGAATGGCTCAGAGGGTGCTGAGGGGCCTCGGGGATGGCCGAATGACGGGAGTCCTGTGTGTCGGCAGGTGACTGATCGGACGCTGCCGTGCAAGCGAGCAGGCCTGACCTACACACGCTGCTCAAGCAAATGCACCTTCGAACTGTAGAAGAGGTCACAAAAACAAACCACTCCTGCTACAAAGAGCAGACACTAAAGCACAATGAACCCAACAAAACTCATTCACACGACAAGGAACTCAACGTCTTTGGCCCGGGGCCCGAAAGAACACTCAGAAGACCAGCCTTTGACGCCATGGGTGAGCGGATGGGTGCAGAAACTCCTCATCCCAGATCTCTGATGGATTTCACGCATTGGAAAGGAGGAACAGGGCGGGCGAGGCTCGTCGGTGCGTCTCCTGGGACACGGGCTTCACCTTAACTCGACGACGAGCCGTTCGGGACGAGAAACCACAGGGGCAACCCTTTGACAGAATCCCATCCATCAAAAGTGGCTAACTATTTGATACTGGGGagataacttatttttcttttttcattggcTTGACGTGTGTATCTGTTCATATCAacgtttataaatatatatttttaataaatgtgctCTATTTTTTAGCATGAACCAAATATTTGGAGAGGCGCTCCTCGAGTCCTCGAGCTTTCGTTGGTTTTATCTGCTTCGCCCTGTAGACTGCAGGTGTTGTGTGGTATAGCCATTCTAGTCCTGCTTCGAACATCTTGaatcttttcccttccccccccccccccatttctctctctctctctctctctctctctctttggtctGGAGGACATTTTTCCATAGTACCAGCCCTGGTCCTGGTGGATGCATGTTTTAAGATTGTCCGTTGAGCGGCTTTTTGTTGTTATATGGGAGATCTAAAACGATTGTGGGCATGTGGACCTTAGTCGTACCATATCCTTACTGAGAATTTTGCATGAGCAAGGACTGAGCGATAGATCAGCTTCGAAGAAACGTAAAAAGGACTGTCATTGAAGAGGAGAGGGCAGCTACGTTCACAGATCAACTCTAGGACGGAATCATCGGCTTCTTATTGCCagcattattttttcattctggTGACATtgatcagatttttattttagtggcCACATACCGTGCACGTTAGGGAGAACGAGGAGGGAAGGCCAGCACAGGGGCATAATTCCTTCCTTAGTTAGCGAGCTGCCTGGGACCTTTTTCAAAGGAGGTGGGGTGTAAATGGCACGTGGGCTGTCCAGCATGAGAGCTCACGTGGCTCTTTCGGGCTCTGCAAGGACACCCCCATGACAGGTGACTTTTTAAGGGCACTAGAAGGGGATGCAATGATCACCCTAAAAGATTGCTGTGCTTCTTAAAGCTCCTGGTTTACAGCCACACAAAGCTACTTCCTCCCTGGTAGGGATGGGTGAATATATACAAATTTGCCCTCTGCTCCTGGCTCCCTGAGAAGGGCCTTTGCCTGGCTGTGGCGACATACCCTGACAAAGAGGGTCACGGTTCCTTTTGCCGGTGCCAGACTTGCCCGTGGATGAAAGAAGCAGCAGCTCACCTAGTTGGGTTCAAATGATGCCCAGGAGGTCGCTACCGCCagatctctccctccccttgttGTGGTGTCTGAAATTCCACCATTAGAGAGTCACTTCTTGTGCTCTTTTAAGGGACCAGGTTCTTTTATAAAG includes:
- the TUNAR gene encoding protein TUNAR isoform X1 produces the protein MRCSVSLGRKIKTFATKMVITSGNDEDRGGQERESKEESVLAMLGIIGTILNLIVIIFVYIYTTL
- the TUNAR gene encoding protein TUNAR isoform X2 produces the protein MVITSGNDEDRGGQERESKEESVLAMLGIIGTILNLIVIIFVYIYTTL